A portion of the Bactrocera neohumeralis isolate Rockhampton chromosome 2, APGP_CSIRO_Bneo_wtdbg2-racon-allhic-juicebox.fasta_v2, whole genome shotgun sequence genome contains these proteins:
- the LOC126765928 gene encoding uncharacterized protein LOC126765928 encodes MSCLCQYFVTSKNRKFIGHSTDGSDLSVFTQNPLALTKEESKRDEVTKLNEEVSATELAAAKAEIWVLKKHLSEAQISVENLENLVRTIILKQNELLGEMYELKNQNYELQEECRMQRDYQMMERNAMMREMHEIKTLLGDRTRLLEDTVARNSELTSALQDANEKIYMMGMKFLKLKASRSKHVNTVQTTSGSNTERSNSG; translated from the exons ATGTCATGCTTGTGCCAATATTTTGTGACATCGAAAAATCGCAAGTTCATAGGTCACAGCACGGACGGCAGTGACCTCTCGGTGTTTACCCAAAATCCACTCGCACTAACGAAGGAGGAGTCCAAGCGAGA tGAAGTCACCAAATTGAACGAAGAAGTGTCTGCTACCGAATTAGCAGCGGCCAAGGCGGAAATTTGGGTACTCAAAAAGCATCTCAGTGAAGCACAAATCTCTGTAGAAAACTTGGAAAATCTTGTACGCACCATTATACTCAAACAGAATGAGCTGTTGGGCGAAATGTACGAATTGAAAAACCAGAATTATGAGTTGCAAGAGGAATGTCGCATGCAACGTGACTATCAAATGATGGAACGAAATGCTATGATGCGTGAAATGCATGAAATCAAAACACTGCTTGGCGATCGCACACGACTACTG GAGGACACAGTCGCACGCAATTCAGAGTTGACCTCTGCTCTGCAGGATGCTAACGAAAAAATCTATATGATGGGCATGAAGTTCTTGAAATTGAAAGCGTCGCGTTCGAAACACGTAAATACCGTCCAGACTACATCGGGTAGTAATACTGAACGTTCGAATTCTGGTTGA